Proteins encoded within one genomic window of Gallaecimonas pentaromativorans:
- a CDS encoding D-alanyl-D-alanine carboxypeptidase family protein has protein sequence MRNALLSLSLLGLTAFSVQAARIVPQAPQVDAKAYVLMDFNSGKILAESNGDERLPPASLTKMMTSYIIGKEIKDGRIKRDDMVTVSNNAWAKNFPDSSKMFIEVGTQVSVGELNKGIIIDSGNDACVAMAEHIAGTVSGFADLMNAEAKQLGLKNTHFVNPHGLPDPEHYSTAHDMALLGAALIRDLPEEYKIYSDESFTYNGIKQFNRNALLHDKSMNVDGIKTGHVSEVGYSLVASGVKDGMRLVSAVIGTKSNAARRDISKELLNWGFRFYETVTPFKAGQEFAKQRIYMGDVDQVRLGVLDATPVTVPRGAASDIKADFQLDKELKAPLAKGERVGTLFLKLDDKDIAQYPLVALDEVKQGGWFSRLMDYLTLLVKGWFS, from the coding sequence ATGCGCAACGCCCTTTTATCTTTGAGCCTGCTCGGCTTGACCGCCTTTTCTGTTCAGGCCGCCCGCATCGTTCCCCAGGCGCCGCAGGTTGACGCCAAGGCCTACGTGCTGATGGATTTTAACTCCGGCAAAATTCTCGCCGAAAGCAACGGCGACGAGCGCCTGCCGCCAGCCTCTTTGACCAAGATGATGACCAGCTACATCATCGGTAAGGAGATCAAAGACGGGCGCATCAAGCGCGACGACATGGTCACCGTTTCCAACAACGCCTGGGCCAAGAACTTCCCCGACTCCTCCAAGATGTTCATCGAGGTGGGCACCCAGGTCAGCGTGGGCGAGCTTAACAAAGGCATCATTATTGATTCGGGTAACGACGCCTGTGTGGCCATGGCCGAGCACATCGCCGGCACCGTCAGCGGCTTTGCCGATCTGATGAACGCCGAAGCCAAGCAGCTGGGCCTTAAAAACACCCACTTTGTAAACCCCCACGGCCTGCCGGACCCGGAGCACTACTCCACCGCCCACGACATGGCGCTGCTGGGCGCGGCCCTCATTCGCGACCTGCCGGAGGAGTACAAGATTTACTCCGACGAGTCCTTTACCTACAACGGCATCAAGCAGTTCAACCGTAACGCCCTGCTGCACGACAAATCCATGAACGTGGACGGCATCAAAACCGGCCACGTCTCGGAAGTGGGTTACTCGCTGGTGGCCTCCGGCGTCAAAGACGGCATGCGCCTGGTCTCGGCCGTTATCGGCACCAAGTCCAACGCTGCCCGCCGCGATATCTCCAAAGAGCTGCTGAACTGGGGTTTTCGTTTCTACGAAACCGTAACGCCTTTTAAAGCCGGCCAGGAATTTGCCAAACAGCGCATCTACATGGGCGACGTTGACCAGGTGCGGCTGGGCGTGCTGGACGCCACCCCGGTCACCGTGCCGCGGGGCGCCGCCAGCGACATCAAGGCCGACTTCCAACTGGACAAAGAGCTCAAGGCCCCCCTGGCCAAAGGTGAGCGTGTCGGCACCCTGTTTTTGAAGCTTGACGATAAAGACATCGCCCAATATCCGCTGGTGGCTCTGGACGAAGTCAAACAAGGCGGCTGGTTCTCCCGCCTGATGGATTACCTGACGCTGCTGGTCAAAGGCTGGTTTAGCTGA
- a CDS encoding septal ring lytic transglycosylase RlpA family protein — MANKAWCYGALLLLGACSSTPDSGTGKSGRYSQQNDAYPVDVPKLDHVSDAKVTNEPYSRQGNRDYELRGQFYKVIKTPQGFTQEGYASWYGTKFHGYHTSNGEVYDMYAMSGAHKTLPLPSFVRVTNLDNGKQVVVRVNDRGPFHQGRIIDLSYAAAYKLDMLKKGTARVRLEVITAPQKETVLAPLKATHPIFIQVVASSDQDRAVDAGKRYAALMGCGYQVVRDQGLYKVQLGPVSDELKAEALIEKLKGQGIARPFKVYAEPQGTDGVNIP; from the coding sequence CTGGTGCTACGGCGCCTTGTTGTTGCTGGGCGCCTGCTCCAGTACCCCCGATAGCGGCACCGGCAAAAGCGGCCGCTATAGCCAGCAGAACGACGCCTACCCGGTGGACGTGCCCAAGCTTGACCATGTCAGCGACGCCAAGGTCACCAACGAGCCTTACTCGCGCCAGGGTAATCGCGATTACGAGCTGCGTGGCCAGTTTTACAAAGTGATAAAAACGCCCCAGGGCTTTACCCAGGAAGGCTACGCCTCCTGGTATGGCACCAAGTTCCATGGCTATCACACCTCCAATGGCGAGGTGTACGATATGTACGCCATGAGCGGGGCCCACAAAACCTTGCCGCTGCCCAGTTTCGTGCGGGTCACTAATCTGGACAACGGCAAGCAGGTGGTGGTGCGGGTGAACGATCGCGGCCCCTTTCACCAGGGGCGCATTATCGATTTGTCCTACGCCGCGGCTTACAAGCTGGACATGCTCAAAAAGGGCACGGCCAGGGTCAGGCTGGAAGTGATCACTGCGCCACAAAAAGAAACGGTGCTGGCCCCCCTTAAGGCCACCCATCCTATCTTTATCCAGGTGGTGGCCAGCAGCGACCAGGACCGCGCCGTTGACGCCGGCAAGCGGTATGCGGCGCTGATGGGCTGCGGCTACCAGGTAGTGCGGGACCAGGGCCTGTACAAGGTGCAGCTCGGCCCGGTCAGCGACGAGCTCAAAGCCGAAGCCCTGATTGAGAAGCTAAAAGGCCAAGGCATAGCCCGGCCATTCAAGGTTTATGCGGAACCTCAGGGGACCGATGGGGTCAACATCCCCTGA